The following coding sequences are from one Paraburkholderia caballeronis window:
- the bcsQ gene encoding cellulose biosynthesis protein BcsQ — MKTVAVVSTVGGAGRTTLTAALAGLLVGRKHAALAVECDPRNVLALHFGLREPARAGLVSYLHGADTTDAALQSDDDVLVVPWGGANGIGDAGAASTAPDAPGAPNGVESTRLAADPAWLRGLLARVELPPDAIALIDTPTWPSIETSQAIDAADLVLAVLPPAPAICATLPRFRAALAGKPCAYVANAVMPARELHIDVLALLRATLGNAMLPYQIHADAGVPEALARSENFCASAPGSRTAHDLHGLAAWLSRWANGAEEVR, encoded by the coding sequence ATGAAAACGGTTGCGGTCGTGTCCACGGTCGGCGGCGCGGGCCGCACGACGCTCACCGCGGCGCTCGCGGGCCTGCTGGTCGGACGAAAGCACGCGGCGCTCGCGGTCGAATGCGATCCGCGCAACGTGCTCGCGCTGCATTTCGGGCTGCGCGAACCCGCGCGCGCGGGGCTCGTGTCGTACCTGCACGGCGCCGACACGACGGACGCCGCGCTGCAAAGCGACGACGACGTGCTGGTCGTGCCGTGGGGCGGCGCGAATGGCATCGGCGACGCCGGCGCCGCAAGCACCGCGCCGGACGCGCCCGGCGCGCCGAACGGCGTCGAATCCACCCGCCTCGCGGCGGACCCCGCATGGCTGCGCGGCCTGCTCGCGCGCGTGGAGCTGCCGCCCGACGCGATCGCGCTGATCGACACGCCGACGTGGCCGTCGATCGAGACCAGCCAGGCGATCGACGCCGCCGACCTGGTGCTCGCGGTGCTGCCGCCCGCGCCGGCCATCTGCGCGACGCTGCCGCGCTTTCGCGCGGCGCTCGCGGGCAAGCCGTGCGCGTACGTCGCGAACGCGGTGATGCCCGCGCGCGAACTGCACATCGACGTGCTCGCGCTGCTGCGCGCGACGCTCGGCAACGCGATGCTGCCGTATCAGATCCACGCGGACGCGGGCGTACCGGAGGCGCTCGCGCGCAGCGAGAACTTCTGCGCGAGCGCGCCCGGCTCGCGCACCGCGCACGACCTGCACGGACTCGCTGCATGGCTGTCGCGCTGGGCAAACGGCGCGGAGGAGGTGCGATGA
- the bcsE gene encoding cellulose biosynthesis protein BcsE, which produces MNAANRAPDRAPRPTLLGRMHARPSLVIEGLPPALAALSSGRVYVVYAGASPARDALFWKTAAAALKGPVNVLSSRDSGAIADLLRANGVDIDMPGAVHAKANICTVAPLPDRDGAEVLIEALNALAQQCAEPASEFLIEGPDTFFAWHDAKALARQGAQLASWCAQRGYGVLLTLAVPSPESGDAAAAPEPALTEFHARFAGAAQLLQESGQYTWEVAFWRGREAAAASSVVLPLRFSPDDYRLIVAGDTPGATATAGLLAPDENRVLVSRDAVVRERVIPAHWQVLDDNDAAVAAAEHAVAATVLLGYGGATQLEKLAEQVYTLRRRSGQALKIAVREDNVAMRYESVMRNLGVNLVIPLGTPISRVEGMIDDIQGQLFSRPLPADYMSALSAVLHSSEMGYVSTPRFIELVREAVDRARAIHLPNVLLRLPLLAEVAHVDALQACQMRRAGDLCTACGDSIYTFFFACRLAEVTTVFQRVFRLPAGDLFSGELRCGDYDSINAMLDTLEREMTDEPPLDYTSWLAQHRPADEPAAPMPADTATAAAPATTEPFTTASAADVRNRTPSIKAPEPAETTTAAAQRKAEAAAAAAALRDATAPRALPKPASLPFKALG; this is translated from the coding sequence ATGAACGCCGCGAACCGCGCTCCCGACCGCGCGCCGCGTCCGACGCTGCTCGGCCGCATGCACGCGCGCCCGTCGCTCGTCATCGAAGGGTTGCCGCCCGCGCTCGCGGCGCTGTCGTCCGGACGCGTGTACGTCGTTTATGCCGGCGCGTCGCCCGCGCGCGACGCGCTGTTCTGGAAAACCGCCGCCGCCGCGCTGAAAGGACCGGTCAACGTGCTGTCGTCGCGCGACAGCGGCGCGATCGCCGACCTGCTGCGGGCGAACGGCGTCGACATCGACATGCCCGGCGCGGTGCACGCGAAGGCGAACATCTGCACGGTCGCGCCGCTGCCCGACCGCGACGGCGCGGAAGTGCTGATCGAGGCGCTGAACGCGCTCGCACAGCAGTGCGCCGAGCCCGCGAGCGAATTCCTGATCGAAGGCCCGGACACGTTCTTCGCGTGGCACGACGCGAAGGCGCTCGCGCGCCAGGGCGCGCAGCTCGCGAGCTGGTGCGCGCAGCGCGGCTACGGCGTGCTGCTGACGCTCGCGGTGCCGTCCCCCGAGTCCGGCGACGCCGCCGCCGCGCCGGAACCCGCGCTGACCGAATTCCACGCGCGTTTCGCGGGCGCCGCGCAACTGCTGCAGGAAAGCGGCCAGTACACGTGGGAAGTCGCGTTCTGGCGCGGCCGCGAAGCGGCGGCCGCGAGCAGCGTGGTGCTGCCGCTGCGCTTCTCGCCGGACGACTACCGGCTGATCGTCGCCGGCGACACGCCCGGCGCGACCGCGACCGCGGGCCTGCTCGCGCCGGACGAGAACCGCGTGCTGGTCTCGCGCGACGCGGTCGTGCGCGAGCGCGTGATTCCCGCGCACTGGCAGGTGCTCGACGACAACGACGCGGCCGTGGCCGCCGCCGAGCACGCGGTCGCGGCGACGGTGCTGCTCGGTTACGGCGGCGCGACGCAACTGGAAAAGCTCGCGGAACAGGTGTACACGCTGCGCCGCCGCTCCGGCCAGGCGCTGAAGATCGCGGTGCGCGAGGACAACGTCGCGATGCGCTACGAGTCGGTAATGCGCAATCTCGGCGTGAATCTGGTGATTCCGCTCGGCACGCCGATCTCGCGCGTCGAAGGGATGATCGACGACATCCAGGGCCAGTTGTTCTCGCGGCCGCTGCCGGCCGACTACATGTCCGCGCTGTCCGCGGTGCTGCACAGCTCGGAGATGGGCTACGTGAGCACGCCGCGCTTCATCGAACTGGTGCGCGAGGCGGTCGACCGCGCGCGCGCGATCCATCTGCCGAACGTGCTGCTGCGGCTGCCGCTCCTCGCCGAGGTCGCGCACGTCGACGCGTTGCAGGCATGCCAGATGCGCCGCGCGGGCGACCTCTGCACCGCATGCGGCGACAGCATCTACACGTTCTTCTTCGCGTGCCGGCTCGCGGAAGTGACGACGGTGTTCCAGCGTGTGTTCCGGCTGCCGGCCGGCGACCTGTTCAGCGGCGAGTTGCGCTGCGGCGACTACGATTCGATCAACGCGATGCTCGACACGCTGGAGCGCGAGATGACCGACGAGCCGCCGCTCGACTACACCAGCTGGCTCGCGCAGCATCGCCCCGCCGACGAACCGGCCGCGCCGATGCCGGCCGATACGGCGACGGCCGCCGCGCCGGCTACGACCGAACCGTTCACGACCGCGTCCGCCGCCGACGTGCGCAACCGCACGCCGTCGATCAAGGCGCCGGAGCCCGCCGAGACCACCACGGCCGCCGCGCAGCGCAAGGCCGAGGCGGCAGCGGCAGCCGCCGCGCTGCGCGACGCGACCGCGCCGCGCGCGCTCCCGAAACCGGCTTCGCTGCCGTTCAAGGCGCTGGGATAG